The genomic interval AGTACTTCTACATGCAAGCCGGTGTTGTGAACACACCTCCACACCACTTCCCTGacaatcaaaattttaatttccttttacaaatcaaataatgtCCTGTCAATAGTGTGAAAAACGTGTCCTTACACCagcttgtaaatataatttatattgtttatattgAATTTGGTTTAGAATACCAAATGGAAAATGTAGATGATCCATTGCATATTATAGACCACATAATCTCAAAACCAACCTAGTAAACTCATTTCAAGTGCGCTCTTTCTAGAGTACAATTCTCAAATTTCACTCTTAGGTCGCACAGAAACTCAGTTGAGAAAATAACACTGCGACCTAAACGTGAGATTTTGAAAGCAAAAACTGGAAATTGGGAAACCCAGATTCAGTTACCACCATCCAATATATTCGTTTAACCAACAAAGACATTAAAAAACGAACACAAAATTAGCAGGCTGGAATACCAACAAAACACATTTATAAAAACATTACAAGAATTCGGAGTCCAGCCCACTCTCAAATTAGAGGGTAAGGAAAGGAATTGTACCTTGGCGGCATTGAAAGCTTCTTCGGATTTTTGAAGAgtgaacttcttcttcttctcgtcGAGCGAGACGGCCATTTTCACGCAATAGCGACGAGTTGATCGGGAAGAAGAGTCTATCGGCCTCCGAGAAAGCCTAGTAGTAGAGCACGACAGCCCCAAGCTGAGTCTTGACCCGGTAATAGCACCAGCCATTGTCGCTCGCTCTGGCTCTCGCTCTCGCTCTGGTGCTCTCTGATGGGGGTCTACAAGATAAGAGGAGGTACAGAGGAGAGAAGCGAGACTGCTCGGGAGTATAAAGGATGGGACTTAGACGACGTCGTGTTACATAGACGTAAAATAATAGCATCAACCAGGTGTAACCCGATTTGTAATGGTCGCTTTTGGTGGCTCCGCTCAACCTAACAAAAAATACTTTCCTTGCATTTTGTTGCGTTAGGTAGAGACTAGAgaataacataatatttttagctttgaaattttatcaaatgtaaatgcaaaatttttataatatgagataattttgtatttgttatttcactcaaaacttattttcatattagattatctatctattagccaaaataataataaaatattataaatttaataatattctttttcaagtttttttttattaacttttttttctaaattaagagttatatggaaatacattaatacaagtgcagaacaatatttttagagtgtagcaaatacattttaaatatttaatataacacCATTGAAAAAAACACATCTATCTATTAcatttttacctaaaaaaaaaccCCATTAATTTTGTACTAAAACAAAGCACaaatccccaaaaaaaaaaaaaaaatcctaaatctgaaaaattgaacCCAGCAataacaagcaaaaaaaaataaaaatttgaaacgaAATAAATGGtacaaaagaaaagcaaaaaatgaaataagaaattgaGAAATGGTGCAGAAGAAAAGGTAAAGAAAATAACAAgtacatgaaaatattatttaatcaaTTTGGTCTAGCTACCGTGACTATCAAATATAACCACCAATCTCATATTAATGTAGCTAAaagtcatattattttaaaattgcataatctaatatagactatttttGAGATCTATTAGTCAAACTCCTCATTAAATttgcatttatatttatataatctaatgagGATGCTCATCAAGATAATACAAGCTTAAATTTGTTACACCTTTTTTTCTTGGTCAGAGTAGCATCCTTCATCTCATTAGTAAGctcaaattaaatattgatggtgcATTAAAAGGAATAGTCCATCactatttttattaagaaaaaatatgagCTAGGGCTACTCCGACCACACATCCTAGACAACACACGTAGCAATCGTAAGCATACATAATAAAAACAACCTCGAcagcaaaatataaatttatgattcACTATAATTGGTTTATTCCTTGGGctcccaaaattaaaaaattaacttgtcgaattcttttttcttccttcaaaaGATTAAAGGCTTGGACAGAGTTGGGGTCGATCTTTGAGGATGTTTCAGCAGAAGGCCTCGGAGTTGGAGAGCTGTTGACCAAgcgttgattggattggatttgtTTAATTGGCCATAACACATTTTGGGGTCGACCGAACCCAAACCCAGCCCAAACATGAGGTGGTCTATGACATAACAGTCCAATGTTACTTCTCTCGACACTTCTCAAAGGTTCATTGCTgggaatcgacctattgcattgTGACCCATGCGCTGGAGTTGCTCGTTGATCGATGAATGAAGAAAAAGGAGGGAGATTAATTTGGGTTCATAGGCTATTGATTTTGGTCTTGGCTCGACTTTTGCAAGCAACCTTATAATTAACGATGATATGGTGAAGGCAGTTAAATCAATTGTTCCCAAGAAAATAACACATTCCTCAAATCACACTTCCAATATTCACAAATGTAACAACCATATTGTGTAtcacttttattatatatacagaCAGACAACTATCCAACCCGAAAAAATATCAGTCATTATCCAACCAATTttccttcctctctttctccctccaaCCCCAATTCAGAAGACACCCTTTACAGTGAACACAAAACCCTCAATCGTTCGAAGTCCCCGGAATATAGACTcaaaccaacaacaaaaaaaggaaaacttaTAAAGCCAAAGCAGAACCACTGAAACGAAAATGGGAATTTATCCTAGTATTTTTGGTATTAATCACCGATTTTAAGTGCTGCTTTGGAGGGTGGGCATTGCACGAGTGTTTACGAGTGCGCTgctatacgtacgtacgtacgtagtagtGAGTTGGTAAGGAAAAACCATGCGTCAATCGCAGACGACGGAGGAGACAGAGAGAGGATAGGGGAATGTATTGGCATACTGGAAAGAAAGGGTTCGACCATTAGCCAAGGGCTTGCCGTCATTGACGAGGCATTCGTTGTAGCGAAGCCTCCTGAAGATCTTGGGGTTGATAAGGCGGGCAGAGCTAAACCAGCCACAGCTCAAATGAATGCTGGAGATGTCACAACCACTGACGCAGACGTTCATGATCTCAACAGTATAGGTGGGAATACCACTTGGGAGTGGGGGTGTGGGGCCTTGATTCACCACAATGTCCGACCTGCTACACTTGTCTCCCCTTATTCGGTTCGGTTTCACCATTCCTGTGCAAAAGCCAGGTGTAGAAGCAAAGAAAAAAGGGTCTTCAAAATCAggccatatataattttacttttactttgcattatataacataaaagtcaaaaacatttaaaaaggCCAACACCTAACAACCCAGCCAATGGGGTATATCTTCTACAGACAAAATACACTTTTTGGGAAGTGAATCGTGATTCACAGGGAATAGAGCCTGAAATACAACTGAGGGTGCAGACAAAAGGAGCCCAAAAGGCTAGTTTTAAGTAAGGGGGTAGGGTCACCGTGCTCGTttgcttttaaatttttcaatcaACAAAAGCCTCGTGTCGCTGTTCATTGAAAACTTgacaaaatccaataaattgcaattaaaaacaaaaagctttaaaaGCTAATATTAACAATGCCACAAAATCGACAGCTAGTGGAAACGAGGGTGGCTCATTTGCCCACGAACAAAGACCTACATGCTGCTACACAACATAGGTGCCTAAAAAACGGCATCATGAATgggtataaataaataaacgtgaTGGGATA from Juglans regia cultivar Chandler chromosome 2, Walnut 2.0, whole genome shotgun sequence carries:
- the LOC108998162 gene encoding TPD1 protein homolog 1-like, coding for MTHSASFSRLQIITVALAASTILFFFGVVSMPVLLSGMRIRSSDGNNATLTLPHRMLLHRGMVKPNRIRGDKCSRSDIVVNQGPTPPLPSGIPTYTVEIMNVCVSGCDISSIHLSCGWFSSARLINPKIFRRLRYNECLVNDGKPLANGRTLSFQYANTFPYPLSVSSVVCD